The genomic window CTCCTTGTTGTTGCGAGCGGAAAAACATTGAAAGAAGCACAGCGTCTTGTGTATGAACAAATACAATATATTGAATGCGATCAACTATTTTATCGGCGTGACATTGGGTATAAAGCTATCGGGCACGTCGCTTGCGAACATATACAAAACTAAGCGCAACGAGACTGCCGATTAAAAGAATAAGAATGAAGAACGTATCTGTTATATATTCAGCAATCATATTCGCTCTCTCCTTTTTTACCCCCTTGTAAGCATACAAGGGGGTTATTGTTACGAAGGGTTAACTGGCTCAATCGGAATCGCTTTTTCTTTCCCATTGTTGCTGTCACAATGGCATTGATATCGTTCAAATAACGCCATAACAGGACAAAAACGAACGATACCTTCCGCAATTTTCATCGCAGCGAGCATGATGACCCATATATATGATTCGCGCCAAGGTT from Anoxybacillus gonensis includes these protein-coding regions:
- a CDS encoding EYxxD motif small membrane protein, whose protein sequence is MIAEYITDTFFILILLIGSLVALSFVYVRKRRAR
- a CDS encoding YgaP family membrane protein — protein: MKQNIGVINAMIRITCGFTMLAWATANFSRKPWRESYIWVIMLAAMKIAEGIVRFCPVMALFERYQCHCDSNNGKEKAIPIEPVNPS